Sequence from the Puniceicoccaceae bacterium genome:
GCCTGTTCCAGGATCTCAAAAATATCCCGTTCAAAATGCTCAACCACGCGATCCCAGGAGGCATCGAGTGCGGCCTTGCGCGAGGCGGTTTTCATCTGCCCCAGACGTTCGCCCAGACCAATGACCTTGCGGGCGGCCTCAATAAAGGCCTGTTTGTCGTCCATTGGAGCGAGGTAGCCGTTGATACCGGAGGTCACAAACAGTCGCGGTGCGGCGTAGTTAAAGGCGACTACTGCCAGTCCACTCGCAAGGGCTTCGGTCACCACATTGCCAAAGGTTTCCGTTTGGCTTGGGAATATGAACACATCTGCAGAAGCATAGTAGCGGGCGAGTTCCTCTCCCTTTTTCATGCCTGCGAAAATGAAACTCTTGTTGTCGGATTCGTAGGTTTTGCGTTCGGGGCCATCCCCGACCACAACTGCAGGGATGTTGGGGAATTCCTTGCGCAGATCCCGAACGGTCCGAAAGAACAGTTTCATGTTTTTTTCGGATGCGATGCGACCCACATACAGACAGACCGGGTCGTGGGGACCCGCTCCCCACGACTGACGCAGCGCATCATCCCGTTTGGTGGGGTCAAACAAATAGGTATCGACGCCTCGTCCCATCAGTTTGAGGTTTTTGAAACCCATCTCAAAGAGCTGGTCCCGTGTGTCTTCGGTTGGTACGAAAGTTGCCAGTGTGCGGTTGTGGAAGTCCTTGAGATACAGTTCCGCCGGGTCCTTCAGCAACCCGAGATTGTAGTGCATCATGTACTGCTGGAAATTGGTGTGAAATCCACTCGTGGTGGGCAGCTTGAGAGACTTCGCAGTCCAGAGTGCCGAGTAGCCAAGTGGCCCTTCGGTGGCGATGTAGACAACATCGGGGCGGTTTTTTTTCCAGATGCGTTTGACGCGGTTGGCGCTGGGCAGCCCCATGCGCAGCCCACTGTAACCGGGCAACGGAATGCTGTGGACGTGGATCTGCTCGAAACGCGGAAAATTACCCTGGTCGGAATACTCCGTCTCCTTGAGCTTCGGGCGGATGACCTGAATGTCATGACCGCGCTCACTCAATCCCGTCACCAGATTAAACAAGGTGCGTGCAACCCCGTTGATTTCGGGTGGAAAAGTTTCGGTGATGAGTGAGAGCTTCATGCCGATGTGCAAGTCGGGTTGCGTTGGCCCGCACACATCAGCGGGATTCCATTTGCGCTATTGTTCTGAGCACGGGATGCTTGTCGACAAGATATTTCCCGATAGCAATCCGTCGGATAAACGATTGCGGTGCCGTGTAAAATGCACTGTTTTTGAAGAATCTTGAGGGACGTGCTTTACATTCTGACTGGACCCACGGCAGTGGGCAAGACACAGCTTTCGCTGGACTGGGCAGTGCAGGCAAATGCGGAAATTGTCAGTTGCGATTCCCTGTTGTGCTACAGGGGCATGGACATTGGCACCGCAAAACCGAGCCTGGCCGAACAAGCACGTGTACCCCACCACTGTATCGATCTGGTCGAACCCTCAGAACGCTACAGTCTTGGGGCCTTTCTCGAGCGTGCGGCAGAAGCGGTCGCGGACATTCTGGGCAGGGGGAGACGGGTGTTGGTGACTGGCGGCAGTGGGTTTTATCTCAAGGGCTTTGTGCAACCGGTTGTGGATGCGATTGTGATTCCGGACGGGATACACCAGCAGGTGGAAGCCATACGGGCACAGGGCGGCCTGGGAGCACTTGTGGATGCGCTGCGCGAGGTGGCGCCCCACGATTGGGATCTGATTGACACCTGCAACGAAAGGCGGGTTGTTCCCGCGCTCAAACGTTGCCTGGCAACTGGCAAGGGTGTGGCTGAGTTGCGCCAGCAGGCGAGTGTCGCTCCGTATCCATTTGCGGAGTTTGAAGTTCAGTGTGTCCTGTTGCAGCGCTCACTGCCTTCCCTGCAGCAGCGCATTTCACTGCGTACACGGGAGATGCTCGAGGCAGGGCTGATTGCCGAAGTACAGCACTTGAAAGGGATGGGATTCGAAGCCAATCCCAGTGCGGCTCAGTCGATCGGTTACCGCGAGTGCCTGGCACATCTGCGGGGTGAGATGGATCGGGATGGATTGGAAGCAGCGATCAATCAGAATACGCTGAAACTCGCCAAGAAACAAAACAAGTGGTTTCGCCACCAGATGCGTTTTGACCGGGTGGTGGATCTTGATACGGAGTCCGTTGATCCGAAATCCCTTTTTGTACTGTCGTGATGGAGTTGCGTGAACAGATGCAGCTTGCGCTGGATGCCCTGCGAGCCGGAAAGGTGACAGAGTCGGTCAGTCAGTTGCAGGAGGTGATTGCGCGAGCACCTGCTGTTGCTGCTGCCTGGGCAAACCTGGGGAATGCGGAGCGGGAACGTGGACAGATCGATGCGGCACTTCAGGCCTACGATCAGGCCCTCAGGTTTGCGGAGGGCGGACCCGATGCCGATTGGATCTGGAGCAATTATCTGATGACGCAGTGTTACCGGGAGGCTGAACCCGGTCGCCCATGCTGGCAGATTCACGAGCAGTGGGGGCAACGCCTTGCACCCGCTCAGGAACCGACCTGGCGGCATCGCTGGGATGCCGACCGGCGACTGCACGTGGGATGGGTATCTGGAGATTTTCGCTGGCATTCGGTTGCGTTTTTTCTGCTGGCATTGCTGCGGAACCTCGACCGTGAGCAGTTTGAAGTCACCTGTTTTTCGAATCATCCCGATACGGATGAGATGACGGAGATTCTGCGCTCTCAAGTGGATGCGTGGGTGGATATTCACGAAGCATCGGATGAGCGCGTGCTCCAGCAGATTCGCCGGAGTCGTGTGGACGTGTTGGTGGATCTGTCCGGGCACAGTGCCTATCACCGCATGGCAGTTTTT
This genomic interval carries:
- a CDS encoding glycosyltransferase family 1 protein; the encoded protein is MKLSLITETFPPEINGVARTLFNLVTGLSERGHDIQVIRPKLKETEYSDQGNFPRFEQIHVHSIPLPGYSGLRMGLPSANRVKRIWKKNRPDVVYIATEGPLGYSALWTAKSLKLPTTSGFHTNFQQYMMHYNLGLLKDPAELYLKDFHNRTLATFVPTEDTRDQLFEMGFKNLKLMGRGVDTYLFDPTKRDDALRQSWGAGPHDPVCLYVGRIASEKNMKLFFRTVRDLRKEFPNIPAVVVGDGPERKTYESDNKSFIFAGMKKGEELARYYASADVFIFPSQTETFGNVVTEALASGLAVVAFNYAAPRLFVTSGINGYLAPMDDKQAFIEAARKVIGLGERLGQMKTASRKAALDASWDRVVEHFERDIFEILEQAKASGKFD
- the miaA gene encoding tRNA (adenosine(37)-N6)-dimethylallyltransferase MiaA → MLYILTGPTAVGKTQLSLDWAVQANAEIVSCDSLLCYRGMDIGTAKPSLAEQARVPHHCIDLVEPSERYSLGAFLERAAEAVADILGRGRRVLVTGGSGFYLKGFVQPVVDAIVIPDGIHQQVEAIRAQGGLGALVDALREVAPHDWDLIDTCNERRVVPALKRCLATGKGVAELRQQASVAPYPFAEFEVQCVLLQRSLPSLQQRISLRTREMLEAGLIAEVQHLKGMGFEANPSAAQSIGYRECLAHLRGEMDRDGLEAAINQNTLKLAKKQNKWFRHQMRFDRVVDLDTESVDPKSLFVLS